ATCCTCGCCAGAAGAGTATCCCGTCGAGTAGCGTGTAGTGCCCCGCCTCCGTGTTCGACGACCCATCGACAAACAATATCCATTGCGTACTCACGTTTTCCCCATATTCCGGCgtcaattccaccacaaaatccgcTAAGGTCTGTGTGCCGACCTTTCCCTTTTTGTCATATTGCAATCCATATTCCGACAACTCCACCGACCACGCGACAAGCCTCCTTGACAAATCTGGCTTCTGCAATACCTGTCTCAAAGGAAGGtcagttcttatttttacctgaaagctttgaaaataCGGTCGTAGGCGcctggcggtgacgaggacggcGAGTGCCGCTTTTtctatcttctgatacctgACCTCTGCCCCCTGAAGCGTATGGCTTACAAAATAGACTATCTTTTGCTCTCCATGCACCTCCTGAAGAATTACCGAGCGTATTGCGTGATCGCCAACAGAGAGGTATAAATGCAAAGGTAAGCCTTGGACAGGTTTCGAAAGGACCGGTGGGGCGGACAACATCTCCTTGAGGCGGGTGAAAGCTTCCTCGCAAACTGAATTCCACCCAAATGTCGCGTTCTTCTTGAGGCATTTGAAGAACGAGGCTGACTTGTCGCCCGAGTGAGGGAGGAAACAGGATAAAGCTGCCATCCTCCCAATTAGCCTCTGCACTTCCTTCACGTTgcttgggcttttcatctcctgGATCGCCTTGCACTTGTCTGGATTGATTTCGATTCCTCTAgacgtaatcatgaagcctaaaaacttcCCACCCCGTATGCCGAAAGAACACTTTTCCGGATTAAGCCTCATGTTATGCTTCCGAATCCTACCGAAGGCCTCCATCAAATCCTCATGATGATTCCATCCCAAAACCGATTTGACGATCATATCGTCAACGTAtacctccatgttccttcccACTTGGCCTTCAAACACTCTATCCATCAACCGCTAATACGTCGCCCCCGCATTCTTCAACCCAAAAGGCATAGTCTGGTAACAATAGTTCACCCTTGCGGTCATAAAAGCTGTTTTGTCTTCGTCCGATGGATGCATCTAGATTTGATGATATCCTGAATAAgcatccattaaactcagaagctcattccctgaagctccgtCCATCAGCTTATCTATGTTCGGCAAGGGATAggaatcctttgggcatgccttgttcaggtctgtataatccacgcacatttgccatttcccgttcgccttcttgaccatcacaacatttgCCAACCAGGTAGGGTACTTGATCTCCCGTATGAAGTCTGCCGCAAGCAACTTGTTTACCTCTTCCTGGATAGCCTTCTCTTTCTCGTTCCCCATTCTCCGGCGAGTTTGGGTTATAGGCTTAGCCCCTGAATTCAATGCAAGCttgtggcaaatgaagtttgggTCTATACTTGGCATGTCCTTGTGACTCCAGGCAAAAAGGTCTAGATTGTCGCCTAACAGCTTTGATAATCTTTGATCCTGGTCCTTACTTAACTTGGTTCCTATCTTGAGTATCTTCTCGCCGAACTTCAGCTCTTTGGTTTCTTCTATCGGTGTAGGCCTACTGACACGTCCCTCGCCCCTTGGGTCCAAATTTTCTTCTGGCGCCTTAACTACGCTGCAACGGTGCCCGACTGAAGCATTTTTCTTCCCATACCGATCCACAGCACTACAGTAGCATTCCCTTGCGATCCTTTGATCCACAAAAATTCTTCCAATATGCCCACTCGGCAGTGGATACTTCACCGCCAGGTGTGCTGTTGAGATCACGACGCACAGACGATTTAAGGTGTTTCGCTCGATGATCATGTTGTATGACCCCTCCGCCTCAAGGACTAGATATTTGACGTTGATCGTCCTAGCGTTCTCTTCCTTGCCAAACGTGGTATCAAGGTCAATTGCGCCCTTCACCTATACCTGCTCGCCCACGAATCCCACTAGGGTTCCCCCATAAGGTGCAAGACTTCCCTCGCGCACACCGAGCCGTGCAAATGCTCCGccataaatgatgtccgccgaactTCCCTGGTCTAGAAGTACTCGCTGCACGGTGAGCTGATTAACATGGAGGGAGATCACGATCGGATCGTCTAAATGCGGTTTTATTCCGCAGAAATCAGCAGACGAAAACTTGATATCTGGATGTTGAAAACCAAAAGGAATCTCTGTAACTGCATTCACCGCTCGAACGTATCGCTTCCGTGTCGCACTAATGGTTCTTCTTCCACAGAAACCTCCACCAATCGTGCCAACCTCTTTCGCCGTCGGAAGCACATTGCCCCGCGTCGTGGCTAATTTCCTTGCTACAATCAGCTTTACCACCGCGCGTTGTAGAGCCCGACATTTTTCAGTATCGTGTCCTGAGATTCGGTGATAAGCACACCACTCCGCTTCCATCCGTCCTTGAGAAAAAGGAGTCTCTAGTCGTTGTACGGAATCTCGGTAATGTTGTCTATATGAAGCATCAAGCTCCGGCGCTGTGTTTGTGGCACTCGTTTCCGTATCATGTCGTTCCAGGCGATTTATGACGTCGCGAATCAGCCCTCGCCAACCCGCTCCATCACTCGGTTCTTGAGGTTGAAGCTGCACACCTCCCTCATTTCTCGAGGAAGAAACTAAAGACCTTGCTTGCTCATCATACCGTTGCGGCGGCTCGCGTGCTCTCTCTAACCTCTCTCCATCTGGCAATCGATGCCTCACCATTGAGCTCCACTGGTTTTCCTAGATGCTCCCACAGAAAATCTTCGAATCTCAGAATCAAGGAATCTTTCCTCTCCTTCACTGTTTACGAAGAAAATTTCAGAAAATCGCTCAGAAAAATGAGTTTCACTCCTCTGATTCatgatccacgtagtccgggaatagaaatctaccgttccccacagacggcacCAAATGTTCCGTGccagaacatagagagggaaggtagtacccaaagtatgaggaaggtgatgagaatgcttagagagagaagctctaaccgcttagagagagagaatgtaactgaatttcaatgctattattactcaaatgagctaagggtcccttacaattggtatttctcaggcgccaaagcccaactccacctctataaataggagggaaataccaattgtaagggacccttagctcatttgagtaataatagcattgaaatttagttacattctctctctaagcggttagagcttctctctctaagcattctcatcaccttcctcatactttgggtactaccttccctctctatgttctagcacagAACACTTCTCCTACTGTTTTGCCAGTTCAGAATACTTCATCATCAACTCATTCTCAAGAACAAGGTTCTTTTCCTCTTGCTTCTATCCTTGAGACTCAAGCTGTAAACCCCACCAATTCTTCTACCTCTCTTTCTTCTCAATCATCCCTAGGCTCTGTTCAAGAGGGTTCTGTCCCTTATTTTTCCTCTCTTCCTCAGTTAAGTGACTCTTACTCATACTGATGTTTTGCCTACCACTCTTGCTCCCTCTTCTTCCAATTCTCATTCCATGGTCACCCGTTCAAAGTCTGGTATTTTCAAACCCAAAATCTGTCCTACTcttttgcttaccaatctggaACCAACATCAGTGAAAGATGCTCTTGCCCATCCCCAATGGCTACAAGCCATGAAAGAAGGGTATGATGCTCTCATACAAAACAATACTTGGACCCTTGTTCCCTTGCCTCCAAACAGATCTTCTATTGGTTGCAAGTGGGTCTTTAGAATCAAAGAAACTCCTCAAGGCACTGTTGCCAAGTACAAAGCTTGTCTCGTGGCCAAAGGTTTTCACCAACAATTAGGTTGGGATTATTCAGAAACTTTCTCTCCAGTAGTCAAAACTGTGACTATCAGGACTGTTTTGACACTTGCAGTCTCAAATCACTGGGACATTCAACAAATTGACATCAACaatgccttcctcaatggcatTCTCCAAGAGGAAGTCTATATGGAGCAACCTCAGGGTTTTCTTCACCATGACAAAACTCTGGTCTGCAAGCTTAATAAGGCTATCTACGGTCTTAAGCAAGCTCCAAGGGCTTGGTTTGAGAGACTTGCATCCACACTTTTGACTTTTGGCTTCCAAGCTAGCAGGTGTGATTCCTCATTGTTCTTTCTACATAGGGACAAGCATAGCCTGTTCATCCtagtttatgttgatgatattttaATTACTGGTAGTTCTCCAACAGCTATTCAGCAACTGATCACACAactaaatttgaaattttctttGAAACAACTTGGTCAAATTGACTATTTTCTTGGTATTGAGGTTAATCGCCTCAATaccaagaagaaaaaataacgaaaaaaaaatccgaaaaaaaaagtataaatggCAGTCCCATTTGCGCAAGCCAAGGCCtcagactcagacgaaggaggACAAGTCCAAGGAACTCTGATGCTCCCGCTAGAGTACTAGCCCAAACAAAGAAAGTCGATGAAAGgcagactcagacgaaggagcacaagtccgacGACCACTGGTGTTCCCGCTGGAGTGCAAGGcacaggcaaaaaaaaaaatggagtcccaattgaggggggagtaatagagataatgaagtggtaactcaaagaagtcccacattgccaagattagcaagtgcacaagtgcatatataataaagaacacacacacccattgtcttaagcctaaggttttgtggtgtgtggttctaacttagGATTTCTAACAGGAAGAATAAAACAGTATCACaaaattcttttttaaataaaatagaagCTTTCAACAAAAACGGCATGTGAAAGTTAACATAAATATTTGGTTAAGATTTTCACAAACCATTTTGATGCATTAAAATTGTTATACTCATTCTTCATACCTGCATCAGGAAGGATTAATATATATATCGTGCTAGCTAGTGTTAATCATGCTATGCTTCAAGCAAAGAACCCAACTCAACTATTTGTTTTAAGTCGTTACGTTGCTTCGAGAGGCAAAGAAATTCAGCATGAGTACGTACCTCATCTTAATTATTTCTTCTGTTTTGAAGTCAACAATCGTGTTTGCTACCAAATTGAATACAGGGCAACCTCATCTTAATCCCACATTCTGGAAAGCATTGCTATTCAACACGTTAGTATAATCCATTTATTAATTAAGCAAAACCTCTTAATCCCACGTTCTACAAAAACATTGTGATCTACACGTATATATGATCttatatttaaaagtaaatgtGTTCCTGGGcaattaaacaaattaaatttaaatttacataATTTTCCAATAATTGATTTTCTTCATAAGCGAAGTTTGGGAGTACACTGGGTACGTAATCCTCAAAGGCTCAAACACTATTACTTAAGAGCAAAACATGGTTAATGAGACtacaaaataatttaataaatagcTTCGAACAATCTATCGGGCTAATACTACAGTCATTGGTACTAGCAACCCCGACCCTCTCTAATTAGGACGGATCTATATTCTATAATAATATTGTGAAAGAGTAATTATAGATAACCATACGTTTTCTTTTACATATAATTAAGGGTTAACTAAGCTTTTGATCCTTGAACTATGAGCGAGTGCTGAATTTTTGGTTCCTGAACTATGAGCGAGTGCTGGTACTAGTCCCTCGTCGGAGTAAAATCCGGGAATAGTCCCCACAATTAGGGTAATAGCCGGGAGTAGTCCTCGTCCAAGAGGTGGCTCCGGCGAGGTTGCCAAAGTGTGCGGCAGTGCTGACATGGCACGCTTAAatgtaattttcaattaatatttaaattactcatGTGTATAAAAATTAGCAATtaaacattaaaataaaaataaatccaaaCCTTTAATCATCTTTAatccaatttaaaaaaaaaatcatctttaACCTTCTCCAGAAAAATTGTACCAGATAAAAAATTATCACGTCCCCTTCAATAGCGAGAGCGAGAGGGAGCATGAGAACCTATAATCATCTTCGAGGTCTTCAAAGTGATAATCTGCCATTTACTCTTTTTTGTTCTTCTGTACACACGAAATCTTATTTTGATAAACAAAACTTCTCCTACACCTTCCAAAGACGCACAAAGCAATTCACATTGttactttaaaattttattttgaattatttcttttattttattttaattattaattacacaCGTGGAATTAAAAATTACACGTGGCATGTCACTTAGGTGTTGACCTGCCACTGGAcatcctcgccggagctccgccctccgacGAGGACCGATATCAAAACGCTTGCAACTACAGGGAGATATCGGCAAGTTTTTTACGGGgagagactaaaatcaaaagtcaatacaaacacagggaccaatttgaccattaaccctataAATAAATAGAGTTGAGAAACAtcccctctcaacatgggtacagtAACCATACCAACAAAACGTCAGTAAAAGCTCAGCCACTACAGTCAAAAACCTCCCAAAAACCTCAAGAACACCCGCAAGAACCAAAACCCCTATGTTTGAGCAACAAGGAAAAACCCTCATTTGAAATCGAAAAAACAGCGACAAGAACAAATCTTCTCAAACTGCACGACACCTGCCAAACACGGATCTAACCTAGCCAACCAAACCAAAAGACCGAacaaccaaaaaccacaaaagcacCATAGAGCTATAGAGCTGAGACAAACGACCTAAAGGAAAACAAGTACAAAAACAGCAACATATAATAAAACTAGAATAGACAAGTAACCGAACATAAACCAGTAAGCAGCACCCACGCAGCCATCAGCCCACCAAAGTCCTGCAGCAGCAACCGCGAAAAAGTTGAGGCCGGAAGGGGACCGTAGCCTCAACGCCCTTCACAGAGAGAACGGCGACAAGAGCAGAGCCAAACAACCGATGTATAgaggacccaatttgatgcaaaaaatttTCAGGGACCAGGTTTGATTTCCTTTACAATTTTAGGGATCAAAAGGGGATTTAAGCCAATAGttaattaagcctaaaatttatTGAGAAGATATATAGATACAAAATATTCACTGGCTAACAATGCCTATGAGAAATTTTAACATCAAAGTATCTATTCCTGTTGATGTATTTGAAAACCTTTATAAGCTAAGTCGGGTAAAATTTCAAAGGGTTTTAACCTTTATTTTTTAAGGAAACTGACGTGCATGCAAATATGCAATCAAATCCGGCATCAAATAATGTTCAAGACTAATAAATTATCATCAAGAAGTCAACTAGCTTATCAAAATACAGCTAACAGCAATGCAAGGCACAAAACTTTAATCTCAAAAAATCAGACTGCAAGATGTTCAGCAACATTCCTTGCTGTATATTCAAAtatgttgtttttttaaataaataaaaagtaaagCAAGGTCAGCATCatgcatgtatatatatataggtgagGCATTTCATCTAGCTCGATCTAAACCAAGCACAAATCACAAACCACCTTGTCTCCACTACCTTTGAGAATTCCTACAAACATGGCAGCAAGTTCTCAAGTAAGAATCTGTTTGCTCATATGGCTGATTGGGATAGCCTCATCCTTGGATTTAGTTTCTTCAGCAAATACTGCTGTGACGCCTGATTCTAATCAGTTAAGCCCtggattttataatttaaagtgTCCCTTGGCACTTCCTACCATTAAGGCAGCAGTAATCGCGGCTGTGTTGAAAGAGCGTCGCATGGGTGCATCCTTGCTCCGTCTTCATTTCCATGATTGCTTTGTCCAAGTAAGTGAAAATTAATAGAGgaattttgattcattcacactcctATTAGTCCTATATATTATTGGTTTACAATTGAACCAATGTCTTATCAATTCAATAACCGGTCcgatttttaaaatattgacATTTTAATGAGTGAAATCTATATCTTTAACTTAAGACACAGCCCGGCCGATCGTATACTTATAAATAGTAATCAAATGGTCAAAATTCTCTTAGGTGTAAACTTGATATGACCATATTATCATATtaattttgtgtttgtttctatttttatacTTGTCAGTTAAATAAGCGTGGTACTCTGATAAGTAGACATGAAATTTCACATGTCACTATTGTTGACATGAGATGATCTTGAACTCTTAATCGATATAGATGAAAGGTGatatatgaaaaagaaagaaactcGCAGTGATTTAAACAAGTTCTTATATAATCTTGCTTGCATTTTGCAGGGGTGTGATGCATCAGTATTGTTAAAGGACACAACAACTTTCAAGGGCGAACAAAGTGCATTACCCAATGTTAATTCTCTAAGGGGGTACGATGTCATAGACAACATAAAAGCACAACTAGAGAAATGGTGCCCTGGTGTTGTCTCTTGCGCTGACATTGTTGCCACTGCTGCAAGGGATTCTGTTGTTGTGGTAAGTAGTTCATTTTTGGATATAATTAAATTCTCCAAATCAATGCATGTAATGTGATCGATGTGTTCCATACTTCTGACATATCATTTAGCGGGGGCTTTAAATAGCTGCAAACGTTAATGTTGATtaaaaaccgccgctaaatgtCATGTTGAAAGTATAAATGTTATCATCACTCACTTGACTAATAATGTGTGTGATTGATGATAATAATTATCAGCTTGGTGGACCTGCTTGGGACGTTCGCTTGGGAAGAAGAGACTCTACAACTGCGAATTTATCTGCTGCAAACTCAGATTTACCTTCTCCTTTTCTGGATCTCAGTGGCCTTATTGCAGCTTTCGAAAAGAAGAATTTCTCTGTTGATGAAATGGTTGCTTTATCAGGTAGGTATCCATTGCAACTTAACCAGTTTTAATTATCCAGCTTTATCTAACTTTCTTATCATATTCTGCCTTATCCTGACATGACCGACCACCAAAGCTCTTAGAGAATTTTGATATTGAACGAGTTAAATTTATCATTCAGGTGCTCACACAATAGGCCAATCAAGGTGTTCACTCTTCCGGTCAAGAATCTACAGCGAGCAAAATATAGATCCCGCCTATGCAAGATCATTGCAAGGACAATGCCCCAGGACAAGTGGTGTTGGTGATAGTAACTTATCTCCTATTGACACCACTCCAAACTTTTTTGACAGCACTTATTACAGAAACTTGATGAACAAAAAGGGTCTTTTCCACTCTGATCAACAACTTTTCAATGGTGGTTCCACTGATTCCAAAGTTTCTCAGTATGCTAGTAACCCTCTACTATTCAGGATTGATTTTGCTAACGCCATGGTCAAGATGGGTAACCTTGGCACACTAACCGGGACACAAGGTCAGATCAGAAAAGTATGCAGCAGTGTCAATTAAGTTCATTGCCAAACTGTGTGATTCCAACTACTGAAGTATCATGCATGAATGATATCTAAGAATATCTAAGGCGCATCTACTTGCTTGCTGGTTAATTGGTGTATTTTGGCTTTTGAGGTTTCAATTACGTACGAGTCATGTTTT
This portion of the Lotus japonicus ecotype B-129 chromosome 3, LjGifu_v1.2 genome encodes:
- the LOC130749056 gene encoding cationic peroxidase 1-like, with product MAASSQVRICLLIWLIGIASSLDLVSSANTAVTPDSNQLSPGFYNLKCPLALPTIKAAVIAAVLKERRMGASLLRLHFHDCFVQGCDASVLLKDTTTFKGEQSALPNVNSLRGYDVIDNIKAQLEKWCPGVVSCADIVATAARDSVVVLGGPAWDVRLGRRDSTTANLSAANSDLPSPFLDLSGLIAAFEKKNFSVDEMVALSGAHTIGQSRCSLFRSRIYSEQNIDPAYARSLQGQCPRTSGVGDSNLSPIDTTPNFFDSTYYRNLMNKKGLFHSDQQLFNGGSTDSKVSQYASNPLLFRIDFANAMVKMGNLGTLTGTQGQIRKVCSSVN